Part of the Arachis hypogaea cultivar Tifrunner chromosome 6, arahy.Tifrunner.gnm2.J5K5, whole genome shotgun sequence genome, TAGCAGCCAGCTGGACCATGCTAACAACTCCTAAAACTGCCACTTAACTACTACTTACCTCTCCTTTTGTACCAATAAAAATTGCCAATTACTATATCTCTGACCATCTTAAAACAAATATATGTTGTGTCTGCGTTATCATCATTATCAGTATGACGATTATTTAGTACATTGGTGGCAATACTGTTTAAACTTTGGACCTTATGTACATTATCTAAATCAATAAACACTAGATTACTCCTAATGTGTCGGCTAATTTATAAATCATGTGGGGTAAAAGAGATAGAATGTAACACCTAATTCCACCAATAAGATTGTGCCAACTTATGGACATGaagcaattttatttaatttgttctaTTTGGCAGTCTTCACCCTTCATGCTTTTTACATTCTATTCATTCcttcattttttgttttattgcAGAGGCTAGCTATGGGCAAGTCTCTCCCAAGGCTTCTGGATTCAACACTTTGTATCTGCGTTATACTTCACGGCATCTGCAACACAAAGCCAGAGTTCAATTCTTTCTTTTTGCCCATCAGGGGGGTCCCCATCCTCAAAGTTCGTCTATACTTCCTATATCTGATAGCTGGATACTGTTCCTATTTTGCTGGTCTGGCCATGGCTCCGTACATAGCCTTTTATGCTATGGCTGCTATAGgtgccatttcctttactttaagGATGTTGCAAAGAAGGAATAGGGATACAAAACAGGTTACTTATGGCAGCAGAAAGCGGCACTAAACAAGCTTCAACAACTTCGTAGAACTAGATAATAGGATGTCAGGAGTTCTCACTGTTATGAATTTACGATTGTTTTGATGATGTATACCTCGGTCATTGCTGTTTGATGCTTCATGTCGAGACGAAATTTCACTGGTGAAATGAAACTGAGAGTGTGTAATCCGAGTATTCCACGTAGAACTGTTGCAACATTTTAGAAGCTTTGGGCTTAGCATTTcttttgttcatatttttttcttttattcttttatacaTATGTGCCAAGGTCCTTTTTTGCTAGCGGATCTTTGTATAAGGATATACATTGTAGAATTTTGCTGGAACACAATTAAAATCTTCTTGATGGTTTGAGATGATGcccatttatatgctttttgtctTTATATGTATAAGGATATTCCATTACATTGTAGAATTTTGCTGGAACACAATTAAAATCTTCTTGATGGTTTGAGATGATGcccatttatatgctttttgtctttaggatgatcctcttaactctcATTTTCATTGCTGCAACTCTCATTTATAAAGAAAGCATGTTATGTGATTGTTGGATGAGAATAAGAAAATTGATTATATTGACTTAATTTAGATAGAGAAGACTAAATAAGAATGTGTGTAGTACAACCGAATAAACTCACTATAAGATAGAATCACAGGTCCTTCAGTAAACAAATTTAATGTGATCACAAATTCTAAAGTTACTAAATAACAACCTCCAAGCCTAATCCCATGAAGTGGATCCACTTTACAGATAAAACAGCGGCAAAGTTCCTTGACATATATATTGTTGTCAACAACAAAAGTTCtcgagaaaaaaatatataaaaagaaaatttgcataaaaaacaacaaacaatACAAATTAGGAGCAGCTGAAGCAGCTACTGGTccctattttatttttcaaaatcttcgaTCTCTAATGCGAAGACTCATGGCTCTAGATGCCATTGCCCTCAAATTTTCTCTAGCTAAATCCACAGATGAGGATCTGCTGGAATGGTGTTGTTCCTGTGTTCCCCTAAAGGCCTGCATAAACTCCTCTCTCTGCAGCCTCAGGGCAATTGCTGCATCCTCAGTTTGTGTAGCAGGAGTAATCCCTCTTCTTGATCTCACACCTTGGAGCCGCCTTGCTTCCTGATCAGTTATTGCGGCAGCCCTACCGCTGCTTCTCCTTGTACTGACACCACCTCTGGTTGTTGTGCTTTCACCATTCCTTAAATTGTTGTAAAATGCTGCTTCTGGGCTCAGGCACTTAGATTGTTGCCGGCTATTTATGGCGCCGGCCGCTTTCCTTGCCTCAACTTCTTGGGGAAACAGGAGCTGTATTGTATTCCAGAGAACAGTGTTCACAGTGCATGATCTTCCATTGCtgcaatttaacaaaaaaatgataaaacatTAATTAAGAATATGAGATTTTTGTgaagtaaaaaaagaaagaaggaaaagaaattatacaTACCCTATTAATTGCCTGCATTTTGGGCATTTTTTGCCACATTTGTCTGCAGCAGATCGAAGGCACTTTTTACAAAAGCTGTAaatattaaagattttgaattaGAAATCTAGGATAtgataatcaattaattaatagaaatttaaaaaaaagggcCAGGACAAATCATACTAAGTAAGAAATTcagaaaatttttatttgaagtgtACCTGTGACCACAAGGGGTGGTACTTGGCTCAAAGCATATCTCCAAACAAATCTGCACaatgataaataaaaacaaacatgAAATGATTTTGAAACTAGGAATTTATGAACCTTGAAAACAATGATATCGACATCAAAACCACTCACGGCGCAAGAAAGCTCGTCTCTGAGCTTATCAATGCAGGGAAGTGCAGCAACACCGGATTCCTTCCCTCCTTCTTTACTCTCTTCGTTTACAGTGGCCTTCTTTTCTTTAGTCTTTTTCCCACTATCTGCACAGTAATGATAACATAAGAATCTAAGATCACAATGATTATGAAAGATCaagaaccctaaaccccaaattgGAAATAAAATAACCTTTTCTTGGAGTGTCTTCTTCGTCAAGATCAAGAACAGCCACTCGTATCGATTCTGGAGAACTCTGTGCTCTGCGTTTCCTAAACACAAAGTTCATTCCAATAATCACATAATTGCAATAACACAATTCAATCAAAAAAGCGTTGAAGAAAGCAGGATTAGAATACcttcttgaattggtgggtggAGTCTTGGAGTTCAAGACAGAGCGCTTCTTGTGTTTGAAATCTCTATCGGGTGTGTCTTCAACGACGAGGCTTGCGAGAAGCAGTGCCTCTTCGTCCCAGCCGGCCATAGCTGCCGCAGATTTGAATCGCGGACTGAAAACGGCATCGTTAAGGTTTTGGCTTTGGCCATTTCCCTCAGTTGCAGGGTACTTCTGGTTTCTGGGGCTTCGTTTTTGGTCTTCACTAaccattttttgtttctttttggtTTGAGAATGGTTCTGTCTGAATATGAAAACAGTACAAACTGGGAAGTGAAGGGTATAAGGTTTCACCAACGGTcgaattgtattttattttattttagttttgaattcGCAACGGCTATAATTTGTGGTGGTAGCGTGGTACTATATACTGCGAAATGCGATAATACGCTCACAATCTTTGCTAGATTAGAAGAATTTTATATGGCATAAAATTGAGTGAAActcttgaaaattaatttttttttgtgttttttgaaaatataggtgcaaatttaaaataacaaaatgtcAAAGtgaattgtaaattttttttatttgaaaagataatTTGCTATATATGTTAgctagattatttctttatcaataataggtttaccattgtaattattttttagtgagagtacataaaaaaaaagtacatagtatataaggtgtaataactcaacaaatatttttcaaaagggGGATTTTTCATTCTCTCCAATAATGAGAAGAAcctatctctctccctctcttaatcccttctaattcatcaaaccatcaacatcacagcttgaacagcttaggacatgagattttcttcatggtgcggtgagcgtggagaGCAACCAAGCTGTgaatcaaaaaaaaaagaaaaagttgtgaATTGAGATCAATCCAATTTTGCCATTCTCTTTCTATCCCTAATTTTTCTTTCGACATTTTCTTTCCCCCATTCTTACCTCTTCCTTCAAACTCATCcaatagagtttgatgagaggctatttcgcaagattctttcttggtgaacatagctgttccgatcaacgagttggaaggaagaagatctgaatccctattactctgtgattcattgatttctcaaaatggcAAACATGGCAAACAGATCCTCTCATTGCAGAGGTCGTGGAGCTACATTGGCTTGCTCTCATTGCAACAAGCAAGGCCACACAGAAGATGTATGCTATAAGAAGCATGGGTACTCCTCCCACTTCTACCAATGGCAACAACATAACACCACCATCAATCACGTGATCACTGAGGGGCATGATGATATACTCAGTGACAAACAATTCCAGCTCAATTGTCTCCAAGAGAACATTGGAATATCAAGATCTGGATTCACTCCAGAGCAAAGATTTGCCTTGTTAGAGTTGATCAAAGACAAAAGTGTGCAGCAACAACCTCATAATGCAAATCAAATTTTGACTAATTCCATTCACACTTCCACTCCAGGTAAAACCATTGCATTACATTTTAATGCGAGAATTATGAGCATTATCACTCCAAAATCTGCACTATGGATCATTGATTCCGGTGCAACAGATCATGTGACTTTTGACTTAAAAGATTTTGCAAGTTTTCAAAATATTGATCCAATCAATGTGATATAGCCAAATGGAACCAAAACTGTTAGCACCATCATTGGCACAATcacattctctaaaaatttttttctcaaaaatgttttatacattccttcttttgattttaaattgatATCTGTGTCAAAGTTAACCTCAAACTTACATTGTCAATTGTTAATCAATGATAAGTGTTGTGAGATACAAGATAGATCCACATCAAAAATGATTGGCATTGCTGAGTGTATAGAAGGGTTATATACAATGAGTAGAGAACCAGAATTCTCTCATTTTCCCCCTCTTCCAACAAAGCAAGCTTCATTGGCGgtaactactactactactcatcCCACCACACCTTCACACAGTGAGCACAACAACATTTGGCATCTTAGATTAGGACACATACCCATGCATAAATTGATTTTTCTGAAGAAGTATTATCCTTTTATAGATAGTATTGCTTCAAATTTTCCttgtgattcatgtcattttgcaaaacaaaagaaattatcttttaatcttagtacaactaaaataaaagattattttGATTTAGTTCATATGGATATCTGGGGTCCTATTTCTGTCCCTTCCAATGAAGGACATAGGTATTTTTTGACTGTGGTGGATGGTAAGAGCAAATtcacttggattttttttatgaaaaccaaatctgaagcatcacaattggttattaattttgtgaattttgtcagagtacattttgaaaaacaagttAAGTGTATAAGGACCGACAATGGGCCAGAATTCACTCTAAAATCCTTTTTTGCATCAACTGGAATTTTACACCAAACTTCTTGTGTAGAAACACCAGAGCAAAACGGGATTGTAGAGAGAAAACACCAGCATATTTTAGGTGTTGCTAGAGCACTGCTATTTCAATCAGGAATTTCACATTGTTTTTGGCAATATGCAGTTGCTCACGCCATTCACCTAATTAATAGGCTGCCCAGCACTAACCTGAATAATGCTAGTCCTTATAAGCTTTTGTATGGCAACTTACCTGACCTTTCATATTTAAGAGTATTTGGTTCTCTTGCATATGCCtccacattaacaaattcaagaacaaaattagacCCAAGAGCCAGAAAAACAGCTTTTCTTGGTTTTAAATTAGGAACAAAGGGTTTTCgacttattgatttaaaatcaaaggaaattttcatatccagaaatgtaattttttatgaaactCATTTTCCATTTTTACATTCCACTAGCACTGACATTTCTGAAGTGCCCATTCGTACTCcacaatgcattgatctttttcaatATGATACACCATCCACACATCATTTGCAATCACCCACACATACCACACTCATAGATTCAAATGAACATTTCTCAAGCTCAATGCACTCACCAATTTCCTCACACACCATTGCACCCATTACCACACCACACACTGATAATGCACCTGCATCACAACACTCTGACATCACACATGACTGCATTACTAGAAAGTCTGAAAGAGTCAAGAAACCGCCTGCTTATTTGAAGGACTATCATTGTTTGACAACCCACACAGCTCACTCTAGCAATGTTTCCAACTCTAACTCTTTATATCCTATCTCACAACACTTGTCATATGATAAACTAACCCCGAAATATAAGTCACTTTCTCTAGCCATCAGCTCAAATCAAGAACCTAGCACTTATGAGGAAGCGGCTGCACATGAATGTTGGAGAAAGGCAATACAAGATGAATTGACAGCTCTAGATCAGAACAGAACTTGGTGTCTCACTGAACTCCCAAAAGACAAGAAGGCTGTGGATTGCAAATGGGTTTTTCGGGTAAAATTCAATCCCGATGGCACCATAGAAAGGCACAAAGCGAGGCTAGTTGCAAAAGGATTCACTCAAGTGCAAGGAGTAGATTATGGTGATACTTTTAGTCCAGTTGTCAAAATGACTACCCTACGAGTAATGTTAGCATTAGCagcggcaaagaaatggcatttgaAACAGCTGGATGTCAACACTGCCTTCCTTCATGGAGATTTGGACAAAGAAGTTTATATGAAGATACCACCCGGTTTGGCTGTGTCACAACCAGGTTTGGTTTGTAAATTGCAAAAATCTCTATATGGGCTTAAGCAAGCAAGCAGGCAATGGAACATTAAGCTCACTCAGACTCTTGTGGATGCTGGTTATAAGCAGTTTTTTGATGATCATTCACTCTTCATTAAGAAACAATCTCAAAGCTTCACTGCCATTCTAGTATATGTTGATGACTTGGTTTTAACCGGGAATGACATTGGTGAAATCAATTCCATCAAGCAAGATTTggatgacaaattcaaaataaaggatcttggtgatctcaaatacttcttgggaatggaagtagcacgctctaactctggaattcacatttatcagcggaagtacaccatggaccttctcagagattttggttatctagattgcaagcCTCTCTCTACTCCATTTGATTATAGTCAGAAACTTTCAAAGGAATCAGGTACCATTTTAACAGATAACACTGTTTACAGGCAGCTCATCGGCCGACTCCTTTACCTCACAAATACTAGACCCGATATCTCTTATGCTGTGGGACGTTTGAGCCAATTTTTGGACTGTGCAACCACTTCTCACCTACAGGCTGCTTTTCGTGTACTCCGATATTTAAAAGGCCGACCTGCAACtggtctcttcttctcctctacttCTAATCTGCATCTCACTG contains:
- the LOC112697245 gene encoding uncharacterized protein isoform X1, producing MVSEDQKRSPRNQKYPATEGNGQSQNLNDAVFSPRFKSAAAMAGWDEEALLLASLVVEDTPDRDFKHKKRSVLNSKTPPTNSRRKRRAQSSPESIRVAVLDLDEEDTPRKDSGKKTKEKKATVNEESKEGGKESGVAALPCIDKLRDELSCAICLEICFEPSTTPCGHSFCKKCLRSAADKCGKKCPKCRQLIGNGRSCTVNTVLWNTIQLLFPQEVEARKAAGAINSRQQSKCLSPEAAFYNNLRNGESTTTRGGVSTRRSSGRAAAITDQEARRLQGVRSRRGITPATQTEDAAIALRLQREEFMQAFRGTQEQHHSSRSSSVDLARENLRAMASRAMSLRIRDRRF
- the LOC112697245 gene encoding uncharacterized protein isoform X2, which codes for MVSEDQKRSPRNQKYPATEGNGQSQNLNDAVFSPRFKSAAAMAGWDEEALLLASLVVEDTPDRDFKHKKRSVLNSKTPPTNSRRAQSSPESIRVAVLDLDEEDTPRKDSGKKTKEKKATVNEESKEGGKESGVAALPCIDKLRDELSCAICLEICFEPSTTPCGHSFCKKCLRSAADKCGKKCPKCRQLIGNGRSCTVNTVLWNTIQLLFPQEVEARKAAGAINSRQQSKCLSPEAAFYNNLRNGESTTTRGGVSTRRSSGRAAAITDQEARRLQGVRSRRGITPATQTEDAAIALRLQREEFMQAFRGTQEQHHSSRSSSVDLARENLRAMASRAMSLRIRDRRF